GGTCTGTTGatagttattcaattttttaagtgTTCATTTTAGGGTTCAAAAAGGGAACTATAGATTCTTACAATTACGAttaaatgtatgtacatatataaatatataaatatatatttatctgcGTAGGTActatgttttcaaatatttcgtATACATCGTACAGTATGAGAACAAATCGCTGTAATGATATcgtatacacatttaataatagTACAACCCGAAGTGAtctaaaactaatatatttaatttttcatttgtataattcatgtattaatattaatattaatagtatatacagGCACTACAGGTATTTAGAAAAGGACAAGTGTATCCTagctgtttttttgtttttttcatttgcttataaaaaatgattggttAGTGCTGTTACAAAGAAAAGCACGCTgttgcacagataaagttcttctttacgtgttggtagttctacaacaaatatggtgctatattgtacatttgtaagacataGGTACCAAATTTCAACCTCAACAGAACAGGTTTAGCTCTGTTAGACTAAAAATTAGattgaattgacctcttataaaattttaagtaagattataatatatgcaatctCATCggctttttattatgtttaaattttaaagcaagttatgagtatttagtattttaaaattgtaaattgtttgtacttcTTAAAAtatcccagtagttttcaaaagcgccgagaaaaattaattaaagtttatattaaagtaaGTTATTATTGATTGTACTACATATGTATatgttgattttaaatatttacaagtatGATCATTAGATTTGCTTACAGGTTTTCCGTATTTCATGTCAACTTTAATATTGATTGGTGAGGTAACCATAAAACCGCCTTGAACCAATgactcaaaaatgtatttataaataattcaagtaataatttaaataaataatttaatagttatttttttatcttatttaggATTTCTATCACTTAGTCATGAGTATACACATAACtataatgcaaataatattttacattaaattattcataagttcatatatattagtttatataattttaataaaaatcaattacttCATACATATCCCTACGACTCAACCTTTTAAAGTCCAATTATTGGATCATGTAGAttctttcatttaatttatcCTCTAGtattgtagaaaataatataataattttaaataaaaaccaagtTTTGTCAGATTTAACAGATTTCCaacttatgtaatttataataatttggcttgtatctttttttttcttctaaaattgtaatttaaaattgttctaaaTATTATGGCCAGTGTTGAGActtatagataattatttagttatcttttatcttatctagataaatagttgcgttttatctaaataattatctaagataaaaaatGCATCCATTCGACTAAATTCGtctctatacaaaaaaatgaaatacacaatgtcaatttattttttttgataattaatactttaaatttgaatagttGTCATCTCAGTACAAAAATTGtacgttcataataatattatatattaggtacctattatttattattgatatttttgttaggGGCCTAGTTTAGTGctcaaatatacctacattgcaTTGTTATCTTTTGTTGGTGACTCGTCAACAGTAAATTAGTGgaaaaacgattataattatttaatttataacttataagttataagttatttttaggtAGTGTATATAGCTACTCAGTCAGAGCTATATATACCGcgtatttaattgtgttttccTAGTTCCGACATTTATTGGACCGATACGGGTCAACTGTGTCAACCAACTGCAATGtgcttgaatttttaattaagtttgggtaaaactgatattttaagTAATCGAAGCTATataaatctttatataattatataattattatttatcagtaatatactaataactaatgagtaataacattatatttgtaagttgtaacagTGTATATCGTTTACCCGGAATTCTGCACATTTGAAATGGTGTTGTGTACTTTATTGTGTTGTagatgtttgaataaataatattatatattaattttataaatagtatattgatCTTATTGTCGTAtcgttaatgttataaatattatttataaataatttatatcacctGTCAcctgtgtataaattatattatcattatgacaTGATCATaacgtataataaaatgttcttttatttatttattgtataatgtatagtgtgtacttatacaatgtacataatatacatgatattagATGTTctttacaaaataacaataattgtatatctaataaaaaaaatataaatacatactaaaACTGTTATAAAGGTACACTCCTTCCTCCCTACGTTTGTCATGATTTAGCGTCAATTCGCTATTGCATGACAAATTTCAGGGAGTGCCAACGATGCGACCAACAAGGAATCAGTTCAGCCGGCGAgtgtgaattaattattatgctcgtcgttcatatttattaactaaCGCACTTAATTAAGAGCGTGAGTGGTTTGGAAATGTTCTAGAATATTCAATAGACGGAATACTACGTCACATGTTATCTACGGATGTCCTcagtaaaaaaaaccacatagatacttataatattcGGTTTGTtgacctacatattatttttacatacatttattttaaataatattacgatgtcagtataatgtatattccctctacgcaaaaaaatatatttgttaaatacatataaatataaaaatattaaaaaatataaaaatatataaattattttttttcataacccATTACATCCTGGGCAATTTATTTCCGGAATGGTCTGTCTTGGGAATATTGTGTTGTGCGGACGAGGAAAAGGTACATTCCTTCACATTGATACACACTATAAACAGAGGGGTCCaaaacgccccccccccccgggtTCAAATAGAAAAAACAGCATTTCAATCGGATATATTACTATTCCATAACCGTAATAATgtgaattttaacaaattacaaaattacaaaatttcaaGATTCGGAATCTTGAAATTATAGAAACTAAATATGCAAACAAAGCAATAAACAACATGGTAATTGGTTTAGATAAGAAAAAACTAAAGATTAtactataactaaatataatgaaattataaatctcCAAAATTTAAACTCAAAACAAATCATCAACAGGAAAAATAATTTCAGGTTCGGaatcttgaaaataatatttttaaaaaataattcatgcaTTGAAGTGTTAAGGGTTtcggatttaaatttttaaaaatcactaCCATGGTGGATCAAAACTTATATTAACCTCTATATCGTCGTCACGGTATtaagatacaatattatgtttttctctATCATCTTTAATTTGCTTATCTAAAACAGTTAAAtgtgcattaatattttttatttttacacagtaaaatatttttttcttttctggTAAATCTTTGGTTAGACTCCAAACATAATCTCCTAAAACCTCGTAAGTTGAATTTGAAAAGCGTATAGGGTcttcttgaaaataaaacaatttttttgaacaatcgTATGGTAAAGTTTTCTCCCACGGATGATAATCTATGTACTCgttgtctttatttttaaaatccatattcatatcttatttaattttttaaacacatttttaaaatacaaactcAATTTCTTGAATGTCCATAGGAATGTCAGTGTAACTAACCCGAACTATTGTCTtaagaatataaacaaaaatataagacATGTTGGTACTTggtatataatacaactaataaCGATTCTGAATTATTACCACTTTACAGCTAAAGGTGTGTTGGAGTGTTACTCGATATATCTGCTCTATAAATGAGTATCTGTATATGTTAAGGAGTAAACGTTATTATGATTGTTCTAATTGCGGAATATGGATATTCAGAAATGTGggaatattaaatgtattagttatatatatgattatattttcatttcttgaaattaattaattattgcacataatatgttactatatacattttcaattgcaGATATTAGATTCTTTAAATTTCTTGTAAGattgttctaaaaaataattttatgatcattaaaataagttaatattatttaatttaattacaaccaaaaaaatatttcaaatgcgGAAAATAACCATTTTTCAGGTAATCTATATTCCTCTATAGGGTAGAACTAGTTAAAATTCATtatctaaaacattttttataattttttacgtggaatagttttaataaattcgaAGGAAGATATGTggtatttaaaaacgatttccaatttgctaaattttacaaattttaaatcactCTCGTTTTTAATTAAGTGTTTTAAGGTTTTTgagaatatataaattaaaagtgaataataattatattgagcGGCACACAGGTATTCAATTCGTCTTGAAGGATTCtcgcctaacctaacctgaatatattataatacacaaactTTACTAATTGTATAACAAGTTTATTTTTCAGCTATTCCTAACTCAAATAGAATCCGGAAATGCATTcagaatatacatttaatttaatttgttttaataacttAACACTATTAAAATGAACTATTGGGTTGTGACATGTGGCGTGGCTCGAATCATTATATGTGGGCTGCACATACTCAAGAATAtttgtcttaaaatattttattttttaaattttgagctttttgttttctaatgtTTGGTAACAATACGTCTTGTACAAAGTCTTAAAATGGTTCTGCATTCGGTTTATTTGAACGCATTATAAGTCTATATAAACCTCCTTCATTTCttcatttataaatacttcTTTATctcgatttgttttttttagtagatGAGGGGTGGTCTACTCCGAGTAGCCCATCtctttcttttttatatttttttaaattctataaattctTTATTCATTGCAGACTTATCTAAATTTAtgaacataacaaattttttaaaaaaacaaatcatttttttcttttaggagGAAATTGGAATATAACaccttaaatgtaatatttttcagaaaaaaattaattaattaattaatgttataatttctcATCTATTCTTACAAGTTAACAAAACTATAACTTTCAAGTTTTCCAAAAATCCTGATTTCGGAGATGTTAAGGTCAACTGGCAACATTTATGTTTCTACAACTTAAACACTTTCCAACAGCTCAACAACTCAACAACCCAACCTCTAAAATCTATGGCATTAGTTCAACAACTCAACTTTCACGGCATCTCACAAAACCTATTCCATTGGCTCAGCATCTCAACATTCACAACACCTCAACGTCCTCAACACACATCATTTAAATCTCtatggaatattttaaaaactgtataacttttaaaatcctAAGGCAAAATTGTGTATATtcctttaaaaattgtataacttttaaaatcctAAGGCAAAATTGCTTATAAgtaatagtagtatatatataccaagaaaattttaaattattaataatattaattttgtgaaaatattttggggggtttttgcattttgattttaattattaataacataagttttgagaaaaatatattGGGGGATTttgcatttcataagttttgcgaaaaatatttcaattattataacatttcgattttttgatatttttacacattgttttctttgtgatattttactgttataaaaAGCACTGCGCCAGGAATGgtatataagtattttgaaaaatatattgggggattttgtatttcataagttttgcgaaaaatgtTCTTGAAGGATTAAGACAAGAGAATATAAACCTGATTCTTTTACATgtcaaaattatgtatttttcatttggACTAGAGGGGTCCAAAACGCCCCCCCCCTGGTTGATCATTGAGATTGCTGTACTTTTTATGTGTCTTTATAACataagttttttgaaaaatattttaagaaatattccatttcaatttttaaattattaataatattaattttgtaaaaaatatattggggGATTttgcattttgatttttaattattaataacataagttttgcgaaaaatattttgggggattttgcatttcataagttttgcgaaaaatatttcaattattattgcatttcgattttctgatctttttacacattgttttctttgtgatcttttactgttataaaatgaatggtatataatatatactacttaccattattgtttgtgtttttcaaacttaagaaacttttttcatataactgatatcaaaaaaataaaaacactataataagttgaaatcgaagcactccttctggtagacattttgtatacaggatataaaaaaaaaaataaacaccattgtaaaactactagctttctcgctccgctcagaatctaaaatacataaataaatgcattaaaaaggACTAAcctatatcaaaattaatattttcaattttatttttatcagtggcgtcttttcagtttttaataaagGGGGCAAACCTTTTGAGCAGCCCTAATGGGTAACCGGATAGATGACTTAAAAAACAACCGCTCccgagtaggtacttattaatatattaagtatgttCTTTTTACTTCATAAAACACACGCATACCAACTTTTAGTCATGTCCACACATgcgtctaaatataaatatattccaactattaattaaaaatttatccTTGTGACCAGTGGTGAACAATTTTAACTTAAGgaaccaaatatattttgtttatccaCCCACTCAAAACAGGATGTAAACCAAAATTTGCAGATATCTCAACTTTCaagttcataattattatttagaaacaatatttttacaaattttccaCCACCACCCCCAAAAATGTACGGAACCACGGCTCAAAAAAGGGCCTCGCCATTTGTGACAGTAATTTCTTAGTacctacacaaaataatattttcctataaatataataggcatGTTTTTGCactaataataatggttaatcGAAAACCACTGGACCACGACCCATTGGgatgcttttaaaatcagacaagGGCCAATGCCTACCTGGCCTCCACAAATAACGCCACTGTTGTGCCCTTTAAAATTCGCCCCACTCGTTATATTGGTCTGGATCCATCCCGGGTCTAATCACCTTTGTTGTTGAAGCGAAttgttgaatacaattttacataaagtatattttatgggtattataaaaacaatgacTTTTTAAAGTGAGTATAGAATAAGTCAACTGATTAGTAGATTAGTAACTATACATTGACGGTGGTACCCACAACATAAgctattttcttaataattggtACCATGATTTAGTAGTCAATTCGTAACCATTTGTAACCACAATTTTGGCGTTGgtaatataaactatagtacGTGTacgtaccaaaaaaaaatattttccctaAACGGAAGCTGGCGTATCTAACGGTTTATTGGCACCCGCACCTTGAAATAATTTACTCAGAAAATTCAAAACTAATCCAGCGTTTGATAACCAATTCGTAACCATTTGTTCAGTATTCagacatattatatgtacatatctCCCAAACGGTGATAAGGAAAATTTCCAACAGCCCTACCTCACTACAAGCTGCGACCGGCTTTTACCGGTTAGCCGTCGGTGCGCGTGTACATCTAGTCCGCGTTActtcattaattatttgtgttagttttttgtgttttttgggTGATCCAATTTTCCACCAAAAGCAACCTTTCAGTTAACCgctagtacaataatatataaggaaGCCCTTACTATGAAAAGATatgaagttattaataattgacaatggttttgaaaaataaaaaataattaggtaatcaattattaatgaaatatatttaaaaaaaaacacatagttGACCTACTTGTTTcacacaaatttaataataattgtataatacattttatcattatattatattattaaaatgttggtcaattttataataaacaagaatagttagatatttatataaataataaataaatattaatttaaaaaaaaaacactttcaagtaatacttacattattgaatacattgaatattgtataatgtgattacaaaaataacatctgctaattatacaaaatcaattttaaaattattaatcttgattttaaaatcatttaaaattgtattttgttatgatttatgagccttgttattttttatatatttcccCTTTTATATTGATCAATTAAACACTGGTTTCTTTTGTGTTGCTTAACAATTTGTTTTCACGGTATTTTTGGTTCTCTGATGTTtcttaatttacaataaacatCAGTTTGTACTTATTCGATTAAGACATTTAACCATTGTAAAACTGATTGCGAATctcgataaaaactttttttaaatgtgcaTGAAATGACTCACCGGAATTTTTTGTGCTTGTAAGTTCAGAATATGCAAGTGGCCAAAGTTTTGGAGGATAAATACAATCTTCAGAAATATGCGTTTCTACAAAATAGTCGGCAAATGTATTTACCTACCTAGTCTTTCATCAATCGGTCATTCGCTTATAACTCAATAACTTACATCTTCCGGATTTAGAAATAAGaagtcaaatatattatgtaaccatTTACCAATTTCAGATGACCAACACTCGATAAGCACAATTTCTTGAATTTTATGGTACTAGATTGGGTTAAATGAAACcaacatattgaaatattagttTGCAGCCACATTTCAGAGACAGCATTAAGCATAGCCCTTTCAAAGTCAACTTTAGGTAGAGAAAAAATTAAGTCTTCACACTTTTTGCTTATTGCacgaaaaacataaatttacgattgtgtacatttattaggtaataaGAAAAACTTTTGGGATATAATAACCTTTAATATATtcatgaattgaaaaaaattgaagaaaaaaaacgaaCACATTAATCGAAAGTTCcgtttatataaatactattaactgTTGATAAAAATCTAAGATTTATTtcacatgaaaatattattatattttcttttttgtcATTAAAGTTTTCATTTTGTTTCGTTTTCACGTCAATTAAATTAAGTACTTTACGGGCATCAGCTATATCAATACGATTCCGAAGCGTAATTTTGCTTCAGTTTTCgttcataatttttcttttgtttttaacgtcacttttgaaaattactgaaaatgtttgcttttgacccccaaagtaccaaatagattcactttcttatcagaaaagttatccAAActcttttactgtcctaaaaggtgatgacagacacaaaaaaaaaataaaaaacacacatcattgtaaaatcaatacattcatcgcttcgctcagaatctaaaataattgaattctttTGTTGTTAAAGTGTATATAAGTACcaacagttattaattttaaattttaatacacacatttatttaaaaacaataaaacgttTATTGAATTACTATATGTTATTTCTTAGCTTTAAAAaatggtataattattaattttgtatgtaaaaaaattatgtaaaaaaaaagtaactaatatttaactaagttaagttacttttattttattttctaaatgacTTGTAACttttacaagttaaaaaaaataaaggtaacttttaactttaaacttaacttacatttttctatagtaacttaacttaacgaattaaaaataatagttaacttTCCCAgccttaatttaaatttttaacagttttataattttaataatttattatttgtatagacAATTTCAAAGAAAATATTCCAGGTTATGGTGCCAAGGTAACGCacctaggtattatacattCGTATCATGGACAAATATTAACTCATTAAGTTAGTGAttgcctaaaaaaaataataataactcgttATGCAAGGCTGGgaaagttaacgattttttttaacttgttaagttaagttattttaaaataataaagttaagttaaaagttacttgtatttttttcgttaactcgttaagttaaaagttaactaaaaaaaaaatgtacttaacttggtgtaaagttaaaatttgctaatttgtaaaaataaaaattccagaaacataatatggtttattagatagtttttctttaagctcgagaaaattactggggaaatttaaaatgatacatcaaagtaaaaaccctTTCAAacatttgcattattcttcagatgaaaattaatttaatttagatacttttgaaataaaattaacttgaagttaagaggatgctacacatttataaatttgtccGTAAAAACCGTTtcgcgcgggaaagaaccgggACGGCTACAGTCATAATTAAGaaatgaaattttcaccaaataataAGGAAAACATGGACTGTGCAAccgcgtttttaatttttcgatatcacttctaaaaaaaaagtttttattgttttaaaaatcattatttttgtgtttttcagatttgaataactttttttgtagaagtgatatcgaaaaaataaaaacgacattGCATAGACAAAGTTCTCTTGTTTGCAGTGTGAAAATTTCGTAACTTAGTTATGATTGTAGCTTTCgtggttctttcccgcgcaaaacagtttttacgtaaagatttcaattttattgaatattgtttaCTGTAGTGTGCTGCTGTCCTACGGTCGTTGCGACATCGAATACGATTTCCCCCACCACGATAGACGGCAATTATATTTGCTCGGGTTTAGACTGGGCCTGGGCCGTGCCGCGCCGCGCGCTATGGTTATCGGTAATCAGCTCGCCCGTAATAATTTCCAGGAATAGCTTTGAtatgaaacaatttaattttggtgactAGCTAGAGATACTACTCTACTACCATAGAGTGGCATAgacataatatactgctgcgacaCGTCGGATGACGCGCATTACAATACTACATGTCTAGTGCTTCAACAGCCAACATTCAAcattgtttaattgttatttttaatttgttattgtttgttgaaatttgtttcattttgtattttattctgtgataaatattaaaatgtcaccCAAAAAATTCCGTACTAAAAAAAGGACAGTCGGAAATAAAGCTATACGTCAACGTATGAAAGATCTAAAAAAGAAACAAGGGTTGTAAGTAATTTTCTAATTGaactttattacaatttaaaatgaatacattttacaaaataggtatgtaatttatacaattatttttttaaaattaatttatagaaaatctaTATTGACTAGAATAGACATTCAACAAACAGAAGAAACTGTTGAGTCTTAATCTAATAGTATTAGTATTACTGTGACAGATGACTCAAATGGTAAACTAGTCGATTCTTTCTCGGGGTAAGTTATTGGCACAGTCTAAAATAGTGTGCAATACAACACTGTTAGTGCAGTACGAAATCAGAATAGTGCAGTACATAAAAAagtgtattgattattttagtGTTATGCATATGTTAGaatttttctttgtattttagattctgaacggagtgatttatgtgtttattttacaatgatgtgtttttatttttgtatccgTCATCAcgttttggagcagtaaaagtCTTAAAAATAAGGGGTGGTTTCGGATAGTAAAGTGAATGTATATTGTACTTCGGGGGGTCAAAACTGAAAAAGTTTcattagttttcaaacgcgCTATTCTACTCTTCaaactactatacagcagagcgagttctcgattaacctaacctaactaaccTAACGTTGTATACATTTCACTTtcggtgtagcgtcctcttaacacgttaatctttaaaaaaaagtaacttattaagttaaaagttaacttgaaaaaaaaagtaacaagttaattaacttaattaaaatcaccttaacgttttaacttttaactcgttaatgctcaGCCTTGTCGTTATGtaacttagttaaaagtaatttaactttaacttattTGGTACATATCTCGTTAATGCCCAACcatgttaaaaaaaacgtttgaaCTGTTCTTTCAGAAATCAGTGGTTGTAAGATCACATGTGAAATCAAAAGTCttgattattatcattttacggaataatacctaatatcgttttgcgtttaattaaaaatattcaaatcgaCAAAGTGGTCGAAAAAACATTTGTCACTATCGAAACAAGTAGCGAAGCGAGTGTAAACAATGACGAGTAATGATGAACCCGACAAAAAACCTCGTAGCAGTACCGCGAAAATGAACGCTCGGGAACAGGAAGAAAACACTCGACGCCGCCGTGTCAGTAGCTCGGACGAGAagttgttgtcgtcgtcgtcgtcttcctCGTGGTGGTCCCAGAAATCTAGTGCAGGTGTCAGCGGGCAGTCGTCGCCGAAAAATTCCGTGACGTCGGGTCCACTTCCGGTGACAGCATCGCGCTCCTCGGCACGGTCCACGGCATTCGCAATCGCCTATGGCCGGCTTGGATTTCCACTGGCTACGGTCCACGGGGTGGTGGACGGCCAGCGTTTACGGTGGCTGGTGCCACCTGAGCTGGTGGACTACGACGCGTATCTGCCCGTGCTGGCCGACGGGCTGCGCGAACAGCCCATGCCTTATGGGACGTGCGCGACGTTCGGCCTGTGGGAGCTGCTGGCTTGGGACATCCCGGGTGACCGCGTGCTGTCCGCTTTGCCCCAGACCGTGTTCCCGATCCGCCGGGCTCTGGACGTAGGCCCACGTGACTGGCCAACCACGGTGCGCGCGCTCAAGTCCCTCCAGAAGCTGTCGTCGGCCGGCCGCAAAGGCCTCGTAGGGCCGGCCATGGTGTCCTATTACCGACAGCTGTTGTCACCCATCAACAGATACCAGCACACCGGTGCTGGAGTGATCGCCACTGACGGCCTGGACGTAAACGTCACGTATAACCTGTCCAACCTGTGCCATGACACGCTGTGTGTGCTCGAGCGCACCGGTGGTGCTTGCGCTTACAGCAGCATCAAGTCTGTCGTACCAAC
This genomic window from Metopolophium dirhodum isolate CAU chromosome 1, ASM1992520v1, whole genome shotgun sequence contains:
- the LOC132936193 gene encoding parkin coregulated gene protein homolog, with protein sequence MTSNDEPDKKPRSSTAKMNAREQEENTRRRRVSSSDEKLLSSSSSSSWWSQKSSAGVSGQSSPKNSVTSGPLPVTASRSSARSTAFAIAYGRLGFPLATVHGVVDGQRLRWLVPPELVDYDAYLPVLADGLREQPMPYGTCATFGLWELLAWDIPGDRVLSALPQTVFPIRRALDVGPRDWPTTVRALKSLQKLSSAGRKGLVGPAMVSYYRQLLSPINRYQHTGAGVIATDGLDVNVTYNLSNLCHDTLCVLERTGGACAYSSIKSVVPTYQSCITVVGCTATGSLDRIKVGYKALQ